A single region of the Halorubrum depositum genome encodes:
- a CDS encoding DUF5789 family protein, which yields MRLNGVDDRLERHQYPTTSEELIAAHGNATVELAEGSERLGDVLERFGDQTFDDAEDVFTTLRAGVCHRGVGRRFYSDRDPTTDAEDGPSPVSF from the coding sequence ATGCGCTTGAACGGCGTCGACGACCGACTCGAACGGCACCAATATCCGACGACCTCGGAGGAACTGATCGCGGCCCACGGGAACGCGACCGTAGAGCTCGCGGAGGGCTCCGAGCGTCTCGGCGACGTGCTGGAGCGGTTCGGGGACCAGACGTTCGACGACGCGGAGGACGTGTTCACCACCCTCCGCGCCGGCGTCTGCCACCGCGGAGTCGGTCGGCGGTTCTACTCGGACCGCGACCCGACGACCGACGCCGAGGACGGGCCCTCGCCGGTCTCGTTCTGA